ATCTGGCCTCGGACGAATCGCGGTGGACCGTGGGCGCGGAGCTGGTGGTCGACGGCGGCCGCCTGCTGAACGGTTGATCGCGATGAACGGGACGCAGGCGGCGCTCGCGCCGCGGCTGACGCTGATCAGCCATCCGCTCTGTCCGTTCGTGCAGCGCGTCGCGATCGTGCTGCACGAGAAGCGTCTGGTGTTCGAGCGTGTCGATGTCGATCTGGACGACCGGCCGGACTGGTTCGTCGCGCTTTCGCCGACCGGCAAGGTGCCGCTGCTCGAGGTGCGCGATCGGCTTGGGCGCGGCGGCGTGCTGTTCGAGAGCATGGCGATCTGCGAATACGCCGAGGATCTCGGCATCGGCGCGCGGCTTTATCCCGACGACGCGTTCGCGCGCGCCGGGCAGCGCGCCTGGATCGAATTCGCGTCGGCCATGCTCGGCGATGCGTGGCGCTTGCTGAACGCAGGCGACGAGCGCGCCGCGCGGGTCGAGGGCGATGCGTTGCGAGGCAGGCTGCGGCGCTTCGAGAGCGAGCTGGGTGACGGGCCGTACTTCGCCGGGCCGGCGTTCGGCATGGTCGATGCGATGGTCGCGCCGGTGTTCCGCTACTTCGATTGCCTCGACGCCGCGTGGAGCGATGACCTGTTCGATGGTCTCGGCAAGGTCGCGCGCTGGCGCGTGGCGTTGGCGGCGCGGCCGAGCGTGATCGCGGCGGTGAGTGGTGACTATCGCGAACGGTTGCGTGCGCATCTACATGGGCAGCGCGCCTGGCTGATGAGGACGTGAGTGAGGCCGGGTGAGATCGATCAAGAGCAGGCAGCGGTACCCAGTGCGGCGCGTACCCTGCTGCACCGGCCTGCGCGGATTCGGTCTCGACATGGCGCCTGGCGCTCGACCCTGCGAGGCACATGGCCGAGGCGGCTTGTCGGCGTCGGGCGCCGCCCCCCGCTCAGTGCATCAGGAACAGCGAAATCAGGAACGGCGCGGCCAGTGACAGGATCAGGCCGCTGATCATCGCGGTCGGAATGTCGTGCGGCTCGCAGGTCTGCTTGATGATCGGCAGCGTCGAATCGAGCGCGGTGGCGCCGCTCGCGCCGATGCAGGGGCTCGAGAAGCGCGCGCCGAGGCTGTAGAGCAGGACCACCGCCAGCAGTTCGCGGAACAGGTCGGTGAGCAGCGCGACGGTGCCGTACAGGTCGCCGAGCCGGCTCGCGACCAGCGCGCCCGACAGCGAGAACCAGCCGAA
The genomic region above belongs to Burkholderia plantarii and contains:
- a CDS encoding glutathione S-transferase family protein, which codes for MNGTQAALAPRLTLISHPLCPFVQRVAIVLHEKRLVFERVDVDLDDRPDWFVALSPTGKVPLLEVRDRLGRGGVLFESMAICEYAEDLGIGARLYPDDAFARAGQRAWIEFASAMLGDAWRLLNAGDERAARVEGDALRGRLRRFESELGDGPYFAGPAFGMVDAMVAPVFRYFDCLDAAWSDDLFDGLGKVARWRVALAARPSVIAAVSGDYRERLRAHLHGQRAWLMRT